In the genome of Mytilus edulis chromosome 14, xbMytEdul2.2, whole genome shotgun sequence, the window TGATTGATTTGATGCAGGCCTGTTGGGATGAAAGTTTATTCAAGCGACCAACGTTTCGTTCCATCAAGAAACAGCTGAAAGAAATTACCGGGTATGTACATTATTCAGTGCGATAACGGAAAATAAGGGATTTACCGTCATCGTTTATTTTTTTCCGTCCTTGTAAAATGTCCCGAGTTTTTGGTGGGATGATacgtcatggtcaaataaaattgttttaaactattaactttattttttatttaaccttCCATCTATTGGTGCGCTTCATATGTCTAATGTGTtttggatttttaaatattttgcgtCAGTCATCACTAAATTAAGAGACATCCGTTGTCGAAATGGCCATATGGTGTTGAAAAATTGTTACCGTTAATGTTGTTATCACAGATGCGCtagtgtataaaaaaaaatgcctgtcCGTCGTAACAAATTATATGCCGGGTATCTTGATCGATTTGTATTTAAATCATGAAATTATAGAACgaattttcaaatacaaaaaatcatttttgtactcttaattgtttttgtttatataaatgtcttccaatactaaatataaatatctatacatTTATATCAACGAATATCTGTGAAACAGTTAACCCGGTAGGAAATTTCGGAGAACATTTTTGAACAATAATTTGATAGTTGTCATAGACAAGATGTGAATACTCATATTGAATATAAACATTTGGTGCATTTTCATCCTTTTCCCCCTATTTTATGAACAGCGTGGACAAAATTTCAATATCTTTGTTCATATAACAGATATCATCGAACATAGAATCACAAACGCGGTACCGAAACCCAATCATTCAACGACGAAATGTATGTTTTCTGTGAAAGCAACACATCAATGTTTTCTTGCTAGTGTTAAAAATCGGTTTGTAAAACACCTGCAAGCATAGAtatatacccccccccccaaaaaaaaacggTTAGCCATTTATATCTTCGTTACAATAATGTTATGTTAtaagaaatattgaaataaatctaAGTGTTGCTTTTCCTTGTAACTCTTATTAAATAAGTATAGGAAACGGAAATGAGATGTTTTACTAAATTCATAAATTAATACACgcatttattattttgaatttttatgatgTTAAATGTATTGATATGTAATTATAATGCAAGATTTGATCACCTAAGCTGTATTAAGCCATATCTTTCTAAACGCACGTCTAGCTTACAAAATTTTATGATGAAtgtatctccttattttttatagTTTCGACTTTTGTATTTCCCAATCAACCATTCAATCGTCAAATATCTTTCAAGActgtaatttttaaatttttttttatcctctgTTTTTGCCTGGCTTTCCAAAGAATATCAGCTAGTCACAACATCTTAGATGCATTATTAAGACGTATGGAACAATATGCTAACAATCTTGAAGAATTAGTAGGACAGAGGACTGAAGCTTTTCTTGAAGAAAAGAAGAAATCTGATCAATTACTTGAACAATTATTACCAAAGTAAGTTATAGAGAGCAGTAAAACTTCTAACAAAGACAAAAAAGTGAGTGGTGTAATGAGCTTTGGTAATATCTGTACCAATTTAGTGGATTTAACACTTTGAGTTAGAGAATCCAAAAATCCTCtctttattttttgaaatactaaggcttttctacttttggaatagataaccttagctgtatttggtaaactGGAAGGAacttttggtcatcaatgctcttcaacttcgttctttatttggcatttttaacatatttatgaaaacgagacgattttaatttttaaattataaatttcccccaccttagtagcaatatacaaaCAACACCTGCATGCATATgaaatatacatttcccaacttattcgatattcaagaacTTGCAGCTTCTACTCAGACTTTCTAAAACGTCATCAgagtctgagcagaaagttgatgaaccagggatatgtcaaagaacgtctcgtctgttttcttaaaaagttcatcggaaggtagcaggaccttgttgataaatattccgtatctacttcacaaataatacatgatagtcttggtgtatagattctgcgtactaacgttgtttatcatcttaacaacgtgttatattgttttttcatttgtctttattctattattaatattacttttactgttggattgttttctgtgatatccatttaacgtggctcggtacttatacatcccgtcaatgtgtttgtattatctttcatttttgcttgtgCGTTTTATATATGTGACTTTTTGTGATtcgttggttcttataacgtgactctgtactttaaaagatcccatCACTATGTTATTGTTCTAAAATATGAcattatgttatatttctattataaattagaaaatacgtagaaccacaaacgtcaaaattacgTTACGTAGTGGAATGAatcatttgtggattcttataaattctatagaacttttggactattttaaatttcggtctatttctgaaattaattctgacatgcttttgatttttttaaacccTGTATAATAACATTGctcatgtgaaattttaaaagtgtttgtatgaacattgaacgacaaaaaaaTGTGACGTAttaattttctgacgtcagacacgcgaaattttttcttttagaattataacacgatgatgactgctgtacccatattttgactatttaatttattatgtctgttaagttcacgcatcattgtgaatataacggaatttgatgagactgtcgtacgaagtgagaggtttagcgctatatatatataaaaccaggtttaatccaccattttctacatttgaaaatgccttttctacgtcaggaatatgacagttgttgtccattcgtttttgatgtgttttgtcatttgattttgccatgtgattagggacatACCGAtttaattttcctctgagttcagtatttttgtgattttactttttgattcgagcgtcatttGTAAATGAAACACGCATCTGGCGCAACTATTCAATTTCAATCATAAGTTCATTTATTCATAAGGACGTCCGATGTGGGATAATTTGTATCGTTCCAGAAGGTCCATATGGGGACCAAAACCGCTTAAGCTGTATTTCATCATCGGACACTGTTAGTTGTAACAGCATACTTTTTCTTATATTCTATTcactaaattaaaacaaaactaaaccATACAATGAGTCTCGACATTTGATTAACGCTGTCATAATTCGATCACATGATAATTGTAAGAATttcaaaatacattgtaattactATTTCCTTTACAGAACAGTTGCTGACAAACTGAAGAACAATCAGATAGTAGAGCCAGAGGCTTATGACAGTGTTACAATCTACTTTAGTGATATTGTAGGATTCACTACTATATCGGCAGAGAGTTCGCCAATGGAGGTACAATTTGttatatatgaaattaaaaaaaacacgtgAATTACGAAAAAcgaacaaatttaaaataaaaattagaaaaaaaaccactctacaaagaaaagttaaaattaaacaacatACACCCCACCAAAGTGGTAAACATAAATGCAGAGGGAAGGTAAGCTGTTTCTGTTCCATGACTAGGAACACTTTAGAGCTTGGCGTATTGTAAACGTACATGTCTACTGTTAAAGATAGTGGGTTGTCCTCTGGATATATTTCGGTTAATTTGATTATTGTGTTCTGTCTAATCGAACTCATTCCATTCTGTTAACAACGAATATCTCCTTAATGgttcgtttttatgtatgttgcattgtcgtttgtttttgttgcacttcagttttCTGTTGCTTCGTCGTTTTCGTCTTGTTGTGAtcccctcggttttggtttgtaacccgaatttgttttctcttaatcgatttaagacttttgaacagcggtatactactgtttattTAATGCAGTATATctttatgtttttactttttatataccTACATGTTAAGAAACAGCATCATGATAAGTACTATTTCAGGTTGTGGACCTGTTGAAtgatttgtattgtgtttttgaTGCTATCATCGAACGATATGACGTTTACAAGGTAAGCCTGATAGCTAACAATTCGCTGTTTacgaatctaatgcattctgggtaatattttcaaaaaacgttgtgattggtttaaaacgttctaaacaatggaaattcaaccaatgacgtaacgttacgTTCATTTTGTGTACGGACAATGAGATAATCTATAGTCATTTAGATCCTGAAAAAGCGAATTAACCGTTAGATGTTAAACATGCAACAAGTTTCAATCATATATTATTCGAAAAaagatacatgtaaataaacagaCGTACATACAATAATAACTtgtcaaatattgctgattttgTGCATTCTAATGTAATTTCATTTGTTCATATTATTTCTAACTTCAATCTTCAGATAAATGAACGATAAGAAATATTCATACATGACACACCAACTAAAAGTTACCAGACTTGACATCGTGTCTTCTTTTGAATCACAGTCAGATTTATAcataacattatacatgtatttaaaagatatgttCTGTGCCTCTATTTGTTAGCTATCAGTTATAAGTTTGATCCTGTATtattaattttaacaaatgaaaatgTCCTCAGAATGAAGTGTCTTTTAATAAAAAGCTGCATTCCAATAAATCCATCATGCAACAAAATTGACTTATAGGAataaagttgttccaaatatcaaaaagaaatttcaaaactAGCTTTCGTCTTATGTGCAATATCTAGATGTACAAGAAAACGAATACAAATAAAACCGAATAAGTTTGTATTTTCTGATCATTGAAGTACTTCTGGAAACATGATTATTGTTTCTGAATACttaataatatttcaaatatatcatatcGTTTTGTGAATATATAATATCtgaatacatattgtttaaagtaACATTATCCAATATGAAAGCACTGGATAAATTCGAATTTAAAAAGCAACTTCATCATCGCATAAACAATAACAATTACACGTGTGATGTGTATATAATCTGCATATGAAGTACTTCTATACCATTTTGCAGGTTGAAACTATTGGCGATGCCTACATGGTAGTATCTGGTCTTCCTACACGGAATGGAGACGACCACGTTCGTCAGATAGCCATGATGTCACTAGAAATAGTTCAGAATGTTGGAATATTTAAAATTAGACATTTCCCTGGAAAACACCTACAAGCTAGGATAGGAATTCATTCGGGTATATTATTTGCATgttctgttttctctttctttCTCTCTCAGGCATTGAACTGACGAGTCTCGTGTAGACGAATCACGCAGCCGACAAAATTACAAGCTTGATATCTTTTATGAGTTTTGGGAACCATTTGTCGATATCTCTGCTTGATGCTGTTTCGTCCGCGATTGTACCTGCAGCTCTGTAGATAGAGCCCTTTTATGTTGACATAAACCCTTTTCTGTTGACATAAACAATTATCAATGTCCTATTTCTTTAACATATTTACTGTCTGTAATATATTGAATTATTCGTTACACTACCGATTGCCTTGGAAGTATTTGCACTCATTTTTGGCACGGTTTTGAAACGCTTCTTCTACCTTTTAATACAATGCATACATTATTCTATgaaatttaattattaaaataaaaattgcgTTGCAAAAAAACAACACAACACCTTTTACAGGACCAGTATGTGCCGGAGTTGTTGGAACCAAAATGCCTAGATTCTGTTTGTTTGGAGATACTGTGAATACTGCCTCCAGAATGGAATCACACGGAGAAGGTATACAAATCTTAAAAGTCAATCATTGATAATCCTCTTGAAATTCATTACCATCTCAGTTGCCAACAAGGTGCCATCCTGATTTTTGTAGTTTAGCGGAAATGTTACACTGAATCCTCAATTAATTGACAAAAAGAAGCGTTTAATTCTTTACTTGGATAAAATGCCTATGATTGctgaaaatagcaaaaaaaacagttgaaaagcaAAGAGTAATGGTTTAAATTGTAGGTGAAATACGACATTTCATCAAGTACCGAGGAAAACTTCCAAACTCCCCGTTATCTGATTCAAGGATGTCCAATGCCAAAAGCatgtaaagaaaaagaaaagtagTTATTTTAGAAGCAATTAGACCAAAAGggattaaaattcatttacaaaGAGATTAAACACTTTATtagaaattataattataaatttataagCGATCAAGGTTCCGATTAGATACGTACATTTTTTTCGTCAAAACGTATTCGAAATGTACTAATGCCAAACATTATTCAGAGGAGCGTTTCACCATACTAATCAAAATATTACATATTCATTTCAGCCATGAAGATACATGTTAGTCCTGATACAAAGAGTCTGTTAGATAAACATGGCGGCTTTAATTTAGAGCCTCGGGGAAATATCGAAATAAAGGTCGGTGAGAAAATTATACTTATACTGATATCCTACAAGTAAgcgtatatataaaaaaaacaaactacaaGATTTTTCTCTCTAAGTGCCTTTATAGATTTACCTTTATTAGGAACGCCCTACGTCAAGTATGTAAAAGCAAAGGATGCATAAGAACAGAATCAGTCAAGGCTAAAATTTCCATTATTATTGGTACCCAGAAATTTTAAATGGATGAATATAgcttcatttatttaaaaaacaagaatgtgtccattttACACTGATGTCctatctgcactatcattttctatgttcagtggatcgttAAAATGGGGGACAATCTCCAATATGGCAAAaaaagaaagatcatatcatacggaacatgtgtaccaagtttcaagttgattgaacttcatcaaaaactacctcgaccaaaaactttaacctgaatcgggacagacggacgaacggacgcacagacgagacaacataatgcccatacatggggcataaaaagatgaAATGTGCATGAATTTATGGTTATGTTTGGTATAATGGACATCTTTAAGATATTGCAATTGATCCTGTCCATAACAGTGCAAGTCTTATTCTTAAATGGTGTCGCTTCTTTGGAGTGAAATATCAAGGAAAATTACCAATACACAAAACGATACACAGAAAAAACCTGATTGTCAACAGGACCAATATGATTGACAAAGTGTTGTCAgattcttaaggtggtacccaacactttcactaaaattaatttggctcatttaattttcataaaattttttcaaagtatttactttgagactctaataaaaatataaaaattaattttttttttaaccaaccgttttgtcagaaaaattacactggttatattgcaatttgacaaacatcaattttgatcattgagaagcttaatattccttttacaacacagcgtaattaaaacgtttagctgactttacaaagttatctctctgtagtgttaggtaccaccttaaggcgAAAGGTTGATGCAAGATCTGCATGTTACTCAGATTTGATAAAACATAAGGTGAACTGGAGTGCTTCTTAAAATCAGTTTCTGCTCCACTACTAACAGTTTGCTCCTTTCTGTGACTAAACTAAAATCATGTCAGCTTTGCTGTTCTGAAAGGTCTTTTTAAAACGCATTTTGCTTCATCTAAAATTTCACATCTAGGTACTTAGAATATGTATATTCTTTGGTTGAGCGATTCTTTTGTTCCGTTATTATTCCCCTTGGAATGGCTTTGTGACCCGCACTTGCTTTCACTTAATCGATATATGATTAATGAACATCGGTTAATTATAGCCTGGCATCCTGACCCAGTATAATCCTTCGTCTCCTGTCGAGCAATGACCCAGGATCCCTGGTATACTACTCGTGCCTTTATTATACAGCGTAAAGGGTTAATGAAGACACATTGGCTTATCAAGAAGATTAAAATTAGTCGGGTCATACCAGATCACCATCTCACGTCTTtccctatttctattctcaattttacttaaaaataattaaaacgtttTGTTTTGCAGGGTAAAGGGTTTATGAAAACATATTGGTTGATCAAGGAAATACAAACAAGTTGGGTCAAACCAAACCATCATCTATCAGAATACGACTCAAAGATCATAATCACTGATGatgaaagtgagaaaatgcagccGCATTTTCTTAACACTGCAACAACCTTAAAACCATTAGAAGAGGATCAAAGATCAATATTCAACGGAATCATATAAGCAAACGACATCCATTGATTAAAgctttatttttaaatctgtttgaATTACTAATAACGAGATGTGTTTTGTAATAGAAAATTTCATTTGCAACcagtaatatatttattaatatattcaaatatattcttACTGTTgtaaaaaacaacatacaaatatttttatatatatcaaagcatggttttaatattttttcattttatacacaagaaaatggctgtaccaagtcaggaatatgacagttgttttccattcgttagatgtacaaatgtattgtagacttttattttgcaattttttaaaggaCTTTCGTTTTGAACTTTTCCtagagttcgttatttttgtaaTTCTACATTTTTTTCATACTCTCATTTTGTGTACAAATGTATGGGCACAAATATTTGCTACCAATCTGCACATTTCATTGCAAGTCCGCTTCATTTTGAACATTTCTATTGAAATTTCTTATTGACAGACAAATTCAAATAAACCTTTATACTGTTTAAAGATTGTTCAAGGTTCACCAATCTGCATAACCCTTCCACCAACTTTAACATAATCGTGCATTTGCTTGTTGTCTTTATCCTAAATTTTAATCGTCAGTGTTAAATGTCTGCATGCAtttatttgatttacaaaattataagtctggtatccTTGATTACTTTTTTTATGTCTTAATCTTAGAAGAGACAAACACTTTTgttaagggctattccagaaaaaaatgtatggaggggttggaaggcacattatattaataatacatgggtgatgggtatcagagaaacttttcacactataattaagaaataattcatgggggcttgaatatatcgtgattttaccccgggttggccctttatgacaaatattttacccctgagcgatagcgaggggtaaaatatcggcataaagggacaacccgtggtaaaatctagatatattcaagcccccatgaattatttcgattctgataggacacatacggcaattcttttggatcgaagcgctctaggtgtaggcaaatatttgccgttcccataaataaacgcactaataaactagcgtaaaagaacggagcaaactgcattagtgacatgtttaaactattta includes:
- the LOC139504344 gene encoding atrial natriuretic peptide receptor 1-like → MWDNLYRSRRSIWGPKPLKLTVADKLKNNQIVEPEAYDSVTIYFSDIVGFTTISAESSPMEVVDLLNDLYCVFDAIIERYDVYKVETIGDAYMVVSGLPTRNGDDHVRQIAMMSLEIVQNVGIFKIRHFPGKHLQARIGIHSGPVCAGVVGTKMPRFCLFGDTVNTASRMESHGEAMKIHVSPDTKSLLDKHGGFNLEPRGNIEIKGKGFMKTYWLIKEIQTSWVKPNHHLSEYDSKIIITDDESEKMQPHFLNTATTLKPLEEDQRSIFNGII